In Microbacterium enclense, one genomic interval encodes:
- a CDS encoding FAD-linked oxidase C-terminal domain-containing protein: protein MSADVRGAAGDTLALLRAELGDRVDTSPASLEAVRADKSGHAADGLPLAVVHAASVADVQSVMRIASATRTPVVPRGAGTGLAGGANTGGGEIALSVRAMDRVLEVRPDDLLAVVEPGILNADLNTQLEADGVWWAPDPASRAISTVGGNIATGAGGLLCAKYGVVRDAVLGVDLVLADGRLLHLGHRSVKGVTGLDLTSLVIGSEGMLGVVVGATLKLRRIVEGERVTLTALFDGVRDAAVASAAVTASGVQPAIMELMDATSLAAVHRLLSLPAPPAGAAQLTIQTDGPVAAAEARAIADVLTGVGGRVAIAANDAEGEELLAIRRAMHGAMESLGTTLIEDVSVPRSALPDMFDEIARIERAFGLVIPTVAHAGDGNLHPNFIFEGPDVPSVVWDAAEEVFRAALALGGTLTGEHGIGVLKRRWLADELGDDQWRLQRDIARVFDPLGILNPGKVFAP from the coding sequence GTGAGCGCCGACGTGCGCGGCGCGGCCGGGGACACCCTCGCGCTCCTGCGCGCGGAGCTCGGCGACCGCGTCGACACCTCCCCCGCGTCCCTCGAGGCCGTCCGGGCCGACAAATCGGGCCACGCCGCCGACGGATTGCCGCTCGCGGTCGTCCACGCGGCCTCGGTCGCCGACGTGCAGTCCGTGATGCGGATCGCGTCGGCCACGCGCACCCCCGTCGTCCCTCGCGGCGCCGGCACCGGACTCGCGGGCGGAGCGAACACCGGCGGCGGCGAGATCGCCCTGTCGGTGCGCGCGATGGACCGCGTGCTCGAGGTGCGCCCCGACGACCTCCTCGCTGTCGTCGAGCCCGGCATCCTGAACGCCGACCTCAACACCCAGCTCGAGGCGGACGGCGTGTGGTGGGCACCCGATCCCGCGAGCCGAGCGATCTCGACGGTCGGCGGCAACATCGCCACCGGCGCGGGCGGTCTGCTGTGCGCCAAGTACGGCGTGGTGCGCGACGCCGTGCTCGGCGTCGACCTCGTGCTCGCCGATGGCCGCCTCCTGCATCTCGGCCATCGCAGTGTCAAAGGCGTCACCGGCCTCGACCTCACCTCGCTCGTCATCGGCTCGGAGGGCATGCTCGGCGTGGTCGTCGGCGCGACACTGAAGCTGCGCCGCATCGTCGAGGGCGAGCGCGTGACCCTCACGGCTCTCTTCGACGGCGTGCGCGACGCCGCCGTCGCGTCGGCGGCCGTCACGGCATCCGGTGTCCAGCCCGCGATCATGGAGCTCATGGATGCCACGAGCCTCGCGGCCGTGCACCGTCTGCTGTCGTTGCCCGCACCACCCGCCGGCGCGGCCCAGTTGACCATTCAGACGGACGGTCCGGTCGCCGCGGCCGAGGCTCGCGCGATCGCCGACGTCTTGACCGGGGTCGGCGGACGTGTGGCGATCGCCGCGAACGACGCCGAGGGCGAGGAACTGCTCGCGATCCGTCGGGCGATGCACGGTGCAATGGAGTCGCTGGGCACCACCCTCATCGAAGACGTGTCGGTGCCGCGCAGCGCCCTGCCGGACATGTTCGACGAGATCGCGCGGATCGAGCGCGCCTTCGGCCTCGTCATCCCGACGGTCGCCCACGCGGGCGACGGCAACCTGCACCCGAACTTCATCTTCGAGGGTCCCGACGTGCCGTCGGTCGTCTGGGATGCGGCCGAAGAGGTCTTCCGTGCGGCCCTCGCCCTCGGCGGCACGCTCACCGGTGAGCACGGCATCGGCGTGCTCAAGCGACGCTGGCTCGCGGACGAGCTCGGCGACGACCAGTGGCGACTGCAACGCGACATCGCGCGGGTGTTCGATCCCCTCGGCATCCTGAATCCGGGCAAGGTCTTCGCGCCCTGA
- a CDS encoding serine hydroxymethyltransferase: MTDPYFNAPLSEVDPEIAEVLERELNRQRGYLEMIASENFVPVSVLQSQGSVLTNKYAEGYPGRRYYGGCEEVDVAESLAIERAKQLFGAEFANVQPHSGASANAAVLHAIARPGDTLLGLALDQGGHLTHGMKINFSGRLYDIVAYGVDPETSIIDMDEVRRLAVEHKPKVIIAGWSAYPRQLDFAAFRAIADEVGALLWVDMAHFAGLVAAGVHPSPIPHAHVVSTTVHKTIGGPRSGLILTNDEALAKKINTAVFPGQQGGPLMHVIAAKATAFKLAMTPEFKERQERTLRGAAILADRLTQDDVKNAGIAVRSGGTDVHLVLVDLREAEIDGKQAEDLLHDIHITVNRNAVPNDPRPPMVTSGLRIGTPALATRGFGDAEFTEVADIIALALIPGADVEALRARVAKLADAFPLYPDLQQ, translated from the coding sequence ATGACCGATCCGTACTTCAACGCCCCTCTCTCGGAGGTCGATCCCGAGATCGCCGAGGTGCTCGAGCGCGAGCTCAACCGCCAGCGCGGCTACCTCGAGATGATCGCGTCCGAGAACTTCGTCCCCGTCTCGGTGCTGCAGTCGCAGGGCTCGGTGCTGACGAACAAGTACGCCGAGGGCTACCCGGGTCGCCGCTACTACGGCGGCTGTGAAGAGGTCGACGTCGCCGAGTCGCTCGCGATCGAGCGCGCGAAGCAGTTGTTCGGCGCCGAGTTCGCCAACGTCCAGCCGCACTCGGGGGCGTCGGCCAACGCTGCGGTGCTCCACGCGATCGCCCGCCCCGGCGACACGCTGCTCGGCCTCGCCCTGGACCAGGGCGGTCACCTGACGCACGGCATGAAGATCAACTTCTCGGGCCGTCTGTACGACATCGTCGCCTACGGCGTCGACCCCGAGACCTCCATCATCGACATGGACGAGGTACGTCGCCTCGCCGTCGAGCACAAGCCGAAGGTCATCATCGCCGGCTGGTCGGCCTACCCCCGCCAGCTCGACTTCGCGGCCTTCCGCGCGATCGCCGACGAGGTGGGTGCCCTGCTGTGGGTCGACATGGCGCACTTCGCCGGCCTCGTCGCCGCGGGCGTGCACCCTTCGCCGATCCCGCACGCGCACGTCGTCTCGACCACCGTTCACAAGACGATCGGCGGCCCGCGCTCGGGCCTCATCCTCACCAACGACGAGGCTCTCGCGAAGAAGATCAACACGGCGGTCTTCCCCGGACAGCAGGGCGGCCCGCTCATGCACGTCATCGCCGCGAAGGCGACGGCGTTCAAGCTCGCGATGACGCCCGAGTTCAAGGAACGCCAGGAGCGCACTCTGCGGGGAGCGGCGATCCTCGCCGACCGCCTCACCCAGGACGACGTGAAGAACGCCGGCATCGCCGTGCGCTCGGGCGGCACCGACGTGCACCTCGTGCTCGTCGACCTGCGCGAGGCTGAGATCGACGGCAAGCAGGCCGAAGACCTCCTCCACGACATCCACATCACCGTGAACCGCAACGCCGTCCCGAACGACCCGCGTCCCCCGATGGTGACCTCGGGACTGCGCATCGGCACGCCGGCGCTCGCGACCCGCGGCTTCGGCGACGCGGAGTTCACCGAGGTGGCCGACATCATCGCGCTCGCGCTGATCCCCGGCGCCGACGTCGAGGCGCTCCGCGCACGCGTCGCGAAGCTGGCCGACGCGTTCCCGCTGTACCCCGACCTGCAGCAGTGA
- a CDS encoding YrdB family protein, with translation MTDSPNVRAQAPLAPGMRPRPTAIEIGSVLCGVFAFVTLAIWGFLAYPLPWNIVAGLGAPALAILVWALFVSPRAVLAVHPFVRALVELFVYAAATVAWWSMGQAWIGLGFAIVAVTLGALNGRRRLA, from the coding sequence GTGACCGATTCTCCGAACGTCCGCGCGCAGGCGCCGCTCGCTCCCGGCATGCGCCCGCGCCCGACCGCGATCGAGATCGGCAGCGTCCTCTGCGGCGTCTTCGCCTTCGTGACCCTCGCGATCTGGGGCTTCCTCGCCTACCCGCTGCCGTGGAACATCGTCGCCGGCCTCGGTGCCCCCGCCCTGGCAATCCTCGTTTGGGCGCTCTTCGTCTCCCCGCGTGCCGTGCTCGCGGTGCACCCGTTCGTCCGCGCGCTCGTCGAGCTCTTCGTCTACGCCGCCGCGACCGTGGCCTGGTGGAGCATGGGGCAGGCGTGGATCGGCCTCGGTTTCGCGATCGTCGCCGTCACCCTCGGCGCGCTGAACGGCCGCCGGCGCCTGGCGTGA